A DNA window from Pseudarthrobacter sp. W1I19 contains the following coding sequences:
- a CDS encoding TetR/AcrR family transcriptional regulator encodes MSSISMRPDLPSKGAAERSDAARNRERLLTAARELISECGAAGLTMDRLAEQAGVGKGTVFRRFGSRAGLMLTLLSESEAAFQERFMFGPPPLGPGAPGLQRLIAFGVERIAYTVEFGELALAAQNTSRGEFEPPAAALWHWHIELLLRGEGLDADPWLMARSLAATLAPDRLLNLLKVHGVSMERLAASWQDLVTRVVSGA; translated from the coding sequence GTGAGCTCCATCTCAATGCGCCCCGATCTTCCCTCGAAGGGTGCCGCGGAACGCAGCGACGCTGCCCGGAACCGGGAGCGGCTGCTCACGGCAGCCCGCGAATTGATCAGCGAATGCGGCGCGGCAGGGCTGACGATGGACCGGCTCGCCGAGCAGGCGGGGGTAGGCAAGGGCACCGTCTTCCGCCGTTTCGGCAGCCGGGCCGGACTTATGCTGACCCTGCTGAGCGAATCCGAGGCAGCTTTCCAGGAGCGCTTTATGTTCGGGCCGCCGCCGCTTGGCCCTGGAGCGCCGGGCCTGCAGCGGCTCATCGCGTTCGGGGTGGAACGCATCGCCTATACGGTGGAGTTCGGTGAGTTGGCGCTCGCAGCCCAAAACACTTCGCGCGGGGAGTTCGAGCCTCCGGCCGCGGCCCTGTGGCACTGGCACATCGAACTGCTGCTGCGTGGGGAGGGGCTCGACGCGGACCCTTGGCTCATGGCCCGCTCACTGGCCGCCACCCTCGCCCCGGACCGCCTCCTCAACCTCCTCAAGGTGCACGGCGTGAGTATGGAGCGACTGGCTGCTTCCTGGCAGGATCTTGTCACAAGGGTTGTCAGCGGCGCGTAG
- a CDS encoding NAD(P)H-dependent oxidoreductase, with amino-acid sequence MTKSTVLTLVGSLRAESTNQKLAEAIQLNAPEQVEVVIHESLGNIPFYNEDIDVEGQVPAAAAALRAAANEADTLLLVTPEHNGTVPAALKNAIDWLSRPFGAGALAGKPTAVVGTAFGQYGGVWAQDEARKAAGIAGAQVLEDVKLAVPGSMVRFAELHPKDDAEVVEQIKGVFDALAAVQPAA; translated from the coding sequence ATGACCAAGAGCACCGTCCTTACCCTCGTCGGCAGCCTGCGCGCTGAGTCCACCAACCAGAAGCTGGCTGAAGCCATCCAGCTGAACGCACCGGAGCAGGTGGAGGTTGTCATCCACGAAAGCCTGGGCAACATCCCCTTCTACAACGAGGACATCGACGTCGAAGGCCAGGTCCCGGCTGCTGCTGCCGCGCTGCGCGCCGCGGCCAATGAGGCGGACACCCTCCTGCTGGTCACTCCCGAGCACAACGGCACCGTTCCTGCTGCGCTGAAGAACGCCATCGACTGGCTGTCCCGCCCCTTCGGCGCGGGCGCCCTTGCCGGCAAGCCCACCGCCGTCGTCGGCACCGCCTTCGGCCAGTACGGTGGGGTCTGGGCCCAGGACGAGGCACGCAAGGCGGCAGGAATCGCCGGCGCCCAGGTCCTCGAGGACGTCAAGCTCGCCGTTCCGGGCTCCATGGTGCGCTTCGCTGAACTGCACCCGAAGGACGACGCAGAGGTTGTGGAGCAGATCAAGGGCGTCTTTGATGCCCTTGCAGCCGTCCAGCCTGCTGCCTAA